In uncultured Desulfobacter sp., one DNA window encodes the following:
- a CDS encoding lactate utilization protein yields MTFDTSLSIEQKFELRRRSLMADLFITGTNAITQDGHLVNLEMIGNRVAAIMWGPKHVLLIVGRNKICGDLDDAMSRVKDYAAPVNCMKLDKKTPCAKTGVCHDCSSPDRICNYWTITEKSFEQGRIKIILVNEDLGF; encoded by the coding sequence ATGACCTTTGATACAAGTTTGTCGATAGAGCAGAAGTTTGAACTGCGCAGGCGTTCCCTGATGGCAGATCTGTTTATCACCGGAACAAACGCCATTACCCAAGACGGCCACTTGGTAAATCTGGAGATGATCGGCAACCGGGTGGCGGCCATCATGTGGGGGCCTAAACATGTGCTGCTCATTGTGGGTCGTAACAAGATCTGTGGGGATCTTGACGATGCCATGTCCCGGGTTAAAGACTATGCGGCGCCGGTAAACTGTATGAAACTTGACAAAAAAACGCCCTGTGCAAAAACCGGAGTTTGTCACGATTGTTCGAGCCCGGACAGGATTTGTAATTACTGGACCATTACGGAAAAATCCTTTGAACAGGGCCGGATAAAGATCATACTCGTTAATGAGGACTTAGGCTTCTAA
- a CDS encoding type IV pili methyl-accepting chemotaxis transducer N-terminal domain-containing protein, which produces MRISQSIPTKVTIILCWLICSSMIASASDPITPAEWGTIINLSGRQRMLSQKMSKEILLISLNYNKAENLSALEKTAYLFDKTLKGLRDGSPELSLPPTTSRRILRQIDLKITPVWNAFFRQVQEIIKAKTVSPAQLSAVIENNIPLLSEMNKCVKLYEKEASKSGVEMDPKLAVTINLAGKQRMLSQKMSKEFFIIAKTSNAQASQLSLQETYTLFDRTLKGLMDGDEILELPGTKDQAIREQLGKVQSLWQDFKPLMEYGAKIKGSVSIEKIEGVAQKNLPLLAEMNKAVKMYEAQAAK; this is translated from the coding sequence ATGCGTATTTCCCAGAGCATCCCCACAAAAGTTACTATCATCCTATGCTGGCTGATCTGTTCATCCATGATAGCATCAGCGTCAGACCCCATTACCCCTGCAGAGTGGGGAACCATCATAAACCTTTCAGGCCGCCAACGAATGTTGTCGCAGAAAATGAGCAAAGAGATCCTTCTAATCAGTCTTAACTATAATAAAGCCGAAAACTTATCCGCACTCGAAAAAACCGCTTATCTTTTCGATAAAACATTGAAAGGGCTGAGGGATGGTTCCCCCGAATTATCGCTCCCTCCCACCACATCAAGACGGATACTTCGCCAGATTGATCTGAAAATCACACCTGTATGGAATGCTTTTTTTCGTCAGGTCCAGGAAATTATAAAAGCCAAAACAGTATCCCCGGCCCAGCTCAGCGCTGTGATAGAAAACAACATTCCCTTGCTCAGTGAAATGAATAAATGTGTCAAACTGTATGAAAAAGAGGCATCCAAATCCGGAGTTGAGATGGACCCCAAACTGGCTGTGACTATAAATCTTGCAGGAAAACAGCGTATGCTGAGTCAAAAAATGTCCAAAGAGTTTTTCATTATTGCCAAAACGTCAAACGCTCAGGCCAGTCAATTAAGCCTCCAAGAAACTTATACATTGTTTGACAGAACACTCAAAGGGCTGATGGATGGAGATGAGATACTTGAACTTCCCGGCACAAAAGATCAGGCCATCCGAGAACAATTAGGCAAAGTTCAGTCCCTGTGGCAGGATTTTAAACCCCTTATGGAATATGGAGCCAAAATAAAGGGCAGCGTTTCTATTGAAAAAATCGAAGGAGTTGCCCAAAAGAACCTGCCTCTTCTTGCAGAAATGAATAAAGCAGTGAAAATGTACGAAGCCCAAGCCGCCAAATAA
- a CDS encoding FAD-dependent oxidoreductase, producing MTTNKNDIIIIGGGIIGLACAHYLMNQGTNVTIIEDQQIGSGASHGNCGLLFFSDVITLCAPGVVSTEIIRTLRGTSPLFIKPELDMDRIAFLLRFALNCRKHHMNRAAKDKYALLSYSDRLFRQLLDTGILACDFEDKGVLTAYLSKKAFDGFHRTNRFLEQYGFGYKKLSRQQTLNFEPALSSKVVGSWFSKHDRHARPDLLVAAWKNDLLRRGMKIKEMCRATDFVCKQGTIQGVQTNQGPLFADAFVLAAGAFCSKLAKTLKLCLPIQPGKGYSITMHRPEICPAVPCMLHERNMVVTPWKSGYRLGGTMEFSGFSTDLNRTRLNKLIQGAAEYMRTPMGRPIVEEWAGVRPMTYDDMPVIGRTSGFSNLVVAAGHGMLGLTLATGTGKLVSDLILEKPPEIDPAPFSPERFN from the coding sequence GTGACCACGAATAAAAATGACATAATAATCATCGGTGGCGGAATCATTGGACTTGCCTGTGCTCATTATTTGATGAACCAGGGAACAAACGTCACTATTATAGAAGATCAGCAGATCGGCTCAGGGGCATCCCACGGCAACTGCGGCCTGCTTTTTTTCAGTGATGTGATTACTCTTTGCGCACCAGGCGTGGTCTCCACGGAAATCATCCGGACCTTGCGTGGCACGAGCCCTCTTTTCATCAAGCCGGAACTGGATATGGACCGGATTGCCTTTCTCCTGCGCTTTGCCCTAAATTGCCGCAAACACCATATGAACCGGGCGGCAAAAGATAAATACGCCTTACTTTCATATTCAGACCGTCTGTTCAGGCAATTGCTCGACACGGGTATACTTGCCTGTGATTTTGAAGATAAAGGTGTACTCACCGCGTATCTGTCAAAAAAAGCCTTTGACGGATTTCATCGGACCAACAGATTTCTTGAACAATACGGATTTGGATATAAAAAACTGTCCAGACAACAAACCCTGAATTTTGAACCCGCTCTGTCATCGAAAGTTGTGGGCTCCTGGTTTTCAAAACATGACCGGCATGCTCGCCCGGATCTTTTGGTCGCGGCATGGAAAAATGACCTGCTGCGCCGGGGCATGAAAATCAAAGAGATGTGCAGAGCAACGGATTTTGTGTGTAAGCAAGGCACCATCCAGGGCGTCCAAACGAACCAGGGACCTTTGTTTGCAGACGCATTTGTCCTGGCTGCCGGTGCCTTTTGCTCTAAATTGGCAAAGACGCTGAAGCTTTGCCTGCCCATCCAACCGGGAAAAGGATACAGCATAACCATGCACCGCCCGGAAATATGCCCTGCTGTTCCCTGCATGCTCCATGAAAGAAACATGGTGGTAACGCCCTGGAAAAGCGGGTATCGATTAGGCGGCACCATGGAATTTTCAGGATTTTCAACCGATCTGAATCGAACCCGGTTAAACAAGCTGATTCAGGGGGCGGCCGAATATATGCGAACCCCGATGGGACGACCTATTGTTGAAGAATGGGCAGGGGTAAGACCCATGACCTATGATGATATGCCTGTGATCGGCAGGACGTCCGGATTCAGCAACCTGGTTGTGGCCGCAGGACACGGTATGCTCGGACTTACCTTGGCCACGGGCACGGGTAAACTTGTCAGTGATTTGATTTTGGAAAAACCGCCGGAGATTGATCCGGCACCATTCTCACCGGAAAGATTTAATTGA
- a CDS encoding ABC transporter ATP-binding protein, which produces MTQKSCPPLLAVKHLGVAFQTDQGQMLAVDDVSFDLEPGQVLGIAGESGCGKSVTALSLIRLLPKPVSTIKEGEILFKGQDLLNLPMDAMRNIRGKKISMIFQEPMTALNPAHTVGRQIAEIYSLHFPGMGKNQKYTASLQMLEKVGIPDALKAMKKYPHQLSGGMRQRVMIGMALACEPDILIADEPTTALDVTVQAQIMDLIFQFRDATGMAVILITHDLGLIAEYCDRVVVMYAGTVAENASVTTLFRNPFHPYTQKLLQSIPSLAQSAKTKLPTIPGNVPALLKMPSGCRFAKRCERAVHQCDIQRPRLMPVASGHFAACRLVHIDEKK; this is translated from the coding sequence ATGACTCAAAAAAGTTGTCCTCCGCTTTTAGCTGTTAAGCATCTTGGGGTCGCATTCCAGACCGACCAGGGGCAGATGCTTGCCGTGGATGATGTCAGTTTTGACCTTGAGCCAGGCCAGGTACTGGGTATTGCCGGTGAGTCCGGGTGCGGCAAGAGTGTGACGGCCTTGAGTTTGATACGCCTTTTACCGAAGCCTGTGTCAACAATTAAAGAAGGAGAAATCCTTTTTAAAGGGCAAGATCTGCTTAATCTCCCCATGGACGCCATGCGTAACATCCGGGGGAAAAAAATATCCATGATTTTTCAGGAACCCATGACCGCCTTAAACCCGGCTCATACCGTAGGTCGGCAGATTGCTGAAATTTATTCCCTGCATTTTCCCGGTATGGGGAAAAATCAAAAATATACAGCATCGTTGCAGATGCTTGAAAAGGTAGGGATACCCGATGCTCTAAAGGCTATGAAAAAGTATCCCCATCAGTTGTCCGGCGGGATGCGTCAGCGGGTAATGATCGGCATGGCGCTCGCCTGTGAACCCGATATCCTGATTGCCGATGAGCCGACCACAGCTTTGGATGTAACCGTACAGGCCCAGATTATGGACCTTATTTTTCAATTTCGGGATGCAACAGGTATGGCGGTGATTTTAATTACCCATGATCTTGGCTTGATTGCAGAGTATTGTGACCGGGTTGTTGTCATGTATGCCGGTACCGTGGCAGAGAATGCTTCTGTGACCACTCTGTTTCGAAATCCTTTTCATCCCTACACCCAAAAACTTTTGCAATCCATACCCTCTCTGGCTCAATCGGCGAAAACAAAGCTTCCCACCATTCCGGGAAATGTGCCTGCGTTGTTAAAAATGCCTTCGGGATGTCGATTTGCCAAACGCTGTGAGCGTGCTGTGCACCAGTGCGATATTCAGCGTCCCAGGCTAATGCCAGTGGCTTCCGGACATTTTGCTGCGTGCCGTTTGGTTCATATCGACGAAAAAAAATGA
- a CDS encoding methyl-accepting chemotaxis protein: MKLKTKIILLGVMNIALQLILLLLIFNIFSSLLTGFSTIIGKADQNRTVTQESRKDILSTTAKVNSMVGRMTELNDLTVETNKSIKILEKKISASAWKLTRISQSIENLLDSIEDESIQDQLFDMADGVGNLQEIMKREALVSLHVAVKTMDDSTQKMKEQLANVRDFSDHISKTEKISDHITQGSQEILAISDTFARAIEKDRLFLSCMVIFFAFATGGFSFLVRRTITAPMQKVIYMVKDIAQGEGDLTKRLEIKNKKDELGELSAWFNQFIDRLDQIIINIGQAAEKVMSESKSVLTFSGKMAEGVDDFSQKSQAMSVATGQMNSSMTTISSFGEQAAEHMGMIFESASHVNTTLEQITREGDRAKEMSDEAATKVEHATQRVASLGGSAEEISKVMEVITNIAAQTNLLALNATIEAARAGEAGRGFAVVAQEIKTLAAQTAEATEDIKEKVTRIQASTQDTISDVTNISEIISNVDDVVKTIVDSLKEQFATFQDVTTSIEQSSSSMDEISKNVSANSHLSAEIAGGVSGMNDVAENMTENSHQMNQNATRLSDLSVTLSHMISEFKVSKS, translated from the coding sequence ATGAAACTAAAAACCAAAATAATTTTGCTTGGGGTCATGAATATTGCACTGCAATTAATTCTTCTGCTGCTCATTTTTAATATTTTCTCCTCCTTGCTCACCGGATTTTCAACGATTATCGGAAAGGCGGACCAGAACAGGACAGTCACCCAGGAGTCACGAAAGGACATTTTGAGTACAACGGCCAAGGTCAATTCCATGGTGGGCCGGATGACCGAACTTAATGATCTAACCGTGGAAACCAACAAATCAATCAAAATCCTTGAAAAAAAGATTTCAGCCAGCGCCTGGAAGCTTACAAGAATATCCCAATCTATTGAAAACCTGCTTGACAGTATTGAAGATGAGAGTATTCAGGATCAACTTTTTGACATGGCGGACGGTGTGGGAAATCTTCAGGAAATCATGAAAAGAGAAGCCTTGGTAAGCCTTCATGTCGCTGTAAAAACCATGGATGACTCTACCCAGAAAATGAAAGAACAATTGGCAAATGTCCGTGATTTTTCAGATCATATCAGCAAAACTGAAAAAATCAGCGATCACATTACCCAGGGAAGCCAGGAAATCCTTGCCATCTCTGATACCTTTGCTAGAGCTATCGAAAAGGATCGATTGTTTCTTTCATGCATGGTTATATTCTTCGCATTTGCTACCGGTGGCTTTAGTTTCCTTGTGAGAAGAACAATCACAGCCCCCATGCAAAAAGTGATTTATATGGTTAAAGATATTGCGCAGGGAGAAGGTGATTTAACCAAACGTTTGGAAATAAAAAACAAAAAGGATGAACTTGGAGAGCTTTCCGCATGGTTCAACCAATTTATCGACCGTCTTGACCAAATAATCATTAATATCGGTCAAGCTGCAGAAAAAGTGATGAGCGAATCCAAATCCGTTCTTACTTTTTCTGGTAAAATGGCAGAAGGTGTTGATGATTTTTCCCAAAAATCCCAGGCCATGTCCGTTGCCACCGGCCAAATGAACTCAAGTATGACAACCATTTCATCCTTTGGGGAACAAGCTGCAGAACATATGGGAATGATATTTGAATCCGCCTCCCATGTAAACACCACCCTGGAGCAAATCACCCGGGAAGGTGATCGCGCAAAGGAGATGTCAGATGAAGCCGCCACCAAAGTTGAACATGCCACCCAGCGGGTAGCGTCCCTTGGGGGCTCTGCAGAAGAGATTTCAAAGGTCATGGAGGTCATAACAAATATAGCCGCACAGACCAATTTGCTGGCACTCAATGCAACCATCGAAGCGGCTAGGGCAGGAGAAGCAGGAAGAGGCTTTGCTGTCGTCGCCCAAGAGATAAAAACCTTAGCCGCCCAAACGGCTGAGGCAACAGAAGACATAAAGGAAAAGGTTACCAGAATCCAAGCCTCGACCCAGGATACCATTTCAGATGTCACAAATATTTCAGAAATTATTTCAAATGTGGATGACGTGGTAAAGACGATTGTTGATTCTCTGAAAGAACAGTTTGCAACTTTTCAGGATGTTACCACGAGCATCGAACAGTCGTCCAGCAGCATGGATGAGATATCTAAAAATGTATCAGCAAACTCACACCTCTCTGCAGAAATTGCAGGGGGCGTCTCGGGAATGAATGACGTAGCCGAAAATATGACGGAAAATAGTCACCAGATGAATCAGAATGCAACTCGTCTTTCTGATCTTTCAGTCACACTAAGCCATATGATTTCCGAATTCAAAGTATCAAAAAGCTAA
- a CDS encoding cold-shock protein: MANGIVKWFNDAKGYGFIEQEEGPDVFVHHTGINATGFKSLNEGDRVTFDVEDGQKGPAAVNVTVQ, encoded by the coding sequence ATGGCAAATGGGATCGTAAAGTGGTTTAATGATGCAAAGGGATACGGATTTATCGAGCAGGAGGAGGGACCTGACGTATTCGTGCATCATACCGGCATCAACGCAACAGGCTTTAAATCTCTTAATGAGGGTGACCGGGTCACTTTTGACGTGGAGGACGGACAGAAAGGACCTGCAGCGGTCAACGTAACTGTCCAATAA
- the dinB gene encoding DNA polymerase IV, which produces MILHVDMDAFFASVEQRDNPGLLGKPVIVAGHSKRSVVSAASYEARKFGIHSAMPVFQARQRCPHLIIQPGSREKYARDSRKIMAILRQFSPLVEPVSIDEAFLDITGCEKLIGTAEQTAKKIKAEIINQLALTCSVGAAPVRFLAKIASDMDKPDGLTIIFQEDMARVIDTLPISKVPGVGNKALVQMQSLHIETLGDVKKFDHKLLNHKFGSFGQRLFQLARGIDDTSIEPERPRKSISGEVTLSRDISNPRDVQSVLLAQAHRVGNELRAGKKRCRKVSIKLKFSDFSQITRTKTLDTWICSSNAIFDQALHLYNNVKITKTIRLVGVGVSDLQDTKTPVQGSLFTDKAQLNSSQWEAVDRAMDSVLAKFGPDALKKANLKTRKFSHKYIGDQKVNPLCAVEVTITGRVQGVCFRHETNLAAQDRQLSGYVKNMPDRSVHALFQGKQENVQDMLDWCQKGSTFSEVKDVNTRTVSVDPALTHFEIRY; this is translated from the coding sequence ATGATCCTCCATGTGGACATGGACGCATTTTTTGCTTCAGTAGAGCAGCGGGACAACCCGGGGCTTTTGGGCAAACCCGTTATTGTGGCAGGGCATTCCAAACGCAGTGTTGTATCTGCGGCCAGTTACGAGGCAAGAAAATTCGGCATCCATTCAGCCATGCCTGTATTCCAGGCCAGGCAGAGATGTCCGCATCTCATTATTCAGCCGGGCAGCCGGGAAAAATACGCCCGGGATTCAAGAAAGATCATGGCGATTTTAAGACAGTTCTCTCCTTTGGTGGAACCTGTTTCCATTGATGAAGCCTTCCTGGATATCACAGGATGTGAAAAATTGATCGGCACTGCTGAACAGACTGCAAAAAAAATTAAAGCTGAAATTATCAATCAGCTCGCTTTGACCTGTTCAGTCGGTGCGGCACCGGTCCGGTTTCTGGCAAAAATCGCATCGGATATGGACAAGCCTGACGGGCTGACCATTATTTTTCAAGAGGACATGGCCCGGGTCATTGACACCCTGCCCATCAGCAAGGTGCCTGGTGTCGGCAACAAGGCCTTGGTGCAGATGCAAAGCCTCCACATTGAAACGCTGGGCGATGTAAAAAAGTTTGACCATAAGTTATTAAATCACAAATTCGGCAGTTTCGGCCAAAGATTGTTCCAGCTGGCCCGGGGTATTGATGACACCTCCATAGAACCGGAAAGGCCCCGAAAATCGATATCCGGTGAAGTCACGTTGTCCCGTGATATTTCTAATCCCCGTGACGTACAATCCGTTCTTCTTGCCCAGGCCCACAGAGTCGGCAATGAACTGCGGGCCGGCAAAAAAAGATGCAGAAAGGTCAGCATTAAACTTAAATTTTCAGATTTTTCCCAAATCACCCGGACCAAAACCCTTGATACATGGATCTGCTCATCCAATGCTATTTTTGACCAGGCACTGCACTTATATAACAATGTGAAAATCACAAAAACAATCCGCCTGGTCGGGGTGGGCGTTTCGGACCTTCAGGACACGAAAACACCGGTTCAAGGATCTTTGTTCACCGATAAAGCCCAGTTAAATAGCAGCCAATGGGAGGCCGTGGACCGGGCTATGGATTCTGTGCTCGCCAAATTTGGCCCCGATGCATTGAAAAAAGCGAACCTGAAAACCCGAAAATTTTCACACAAATACATAGGAGACCAAAAAGTGAACCCACTTTGTGCTGTGGAAGTGACCATTACAGGAAGAGTGCAAGGCGTATGCTTCAGGCATGAAACCAACTTGGCCGCCCAGGACAGGCAACTGTCAGGTTATGTCAAAAACATGCCGGACAGATCGGTCCACGCCCTGTTCCAGGGTAAACAGGAAAACGTACAAGATATGCTGGACTGGTGCCAAAAAGGGTCCACCTTTTCAGAGGTAAAGGATGTAAATACCCGAACGGTTTCAGTGGATCCGGCATTAACACATTTTGAAATCCGGTATTAG
- a CDS encoding extracellular solute-binding protein, which yields MLFFCLSGGLPGCSSDKPQNAPPPQPPSNKGLAPLVYQTLPDNIQWLTNNTDPVFASDNAQKGGIFRGAIMSFPMTFRVVGPDSNGSFRSAILDNQLSLINLHPVSRNIIPELATHWAYAPDKKTMYFKLDTDALWSDGVPVTARDYVYTLTFMRSEHIVAPWYNDYYTREIESVTAFDDYTIAVKSTKAVPDLYLKLGISPTPEHFFRTLEDDFVSRFNWAVVPNTGAYQISDFKKGRFIRFSRKKQWWAKDRRYFKNRFNVDSVLFTVIRDFNMQWEYFKKGRLDTFGMVLPKFWHQKSDTPVINKGYVERIWFFNDLGQPSRGMWLNLDRPIFRDIRVRQAFAHAMNMDKVIKQVLRGDYFRLPQAFYGYGEYTDYTIKARRYDISKVETLMTQAGWQRGADGIWHKGSMRFSVTVTYSLEEYMPRLAVLKEEACKAGIDLELERLDPTAIVKKTLEKKHDVAWVGLGAGLRPSFWQGWHSANAHKPQTNNITNTDDPELDKLIDQYRDSLDEQERINLSITIQNKIHDICAYVPSYMVPYVRLAYWRWMRLPKFHGTPVSNSLFDPFASDTGGLFWVDANIRQQTLAAEKEGEGFAPVTIIDDKYKRKAGPE from the coding sequence ATGCTTTTTTTTTGCCTTTCAGGGGGGCTGCCGGGGTGCTCATCTGATAAACCCCAAAATGCGCCTCCGCCCCAACCGCCTTCCAATAAGGGGCTTGCCCCCCTGGTGTATCAAACATTGCCGGATAATATTCAGTGGCTCACCAATAATACAGATCCGGTATTTGCCTCGGACAATGCTCAAAAAGGCGGTATCTTCCGGGGGGCGATTATGAGTTTCCCCATGACTTTCAGGGTGGTGGGGCCCGATTCCAACGGTTCTTTCAGAAGTGCGATTCTGGACAACCAACTCTCTTTGATCAATCTTCATCCGGTCTCCCGGAATATTATCCCAGAGCTTGCCACCCACTGGGCCTATGCCCCTGATAAAAAGACCATGTATTTCAAGCTGGATACTGATGCCCTGTGGTCGGACGGGGTGCCGGTGACGGCCAGGGATTATGTGTATACCCTGACGTTCATGCGCTCTGAACATATTGTGGCCCCTTGGTACAATGATTATTACACCCGGGAGATCGAATCCGTTACTGCCTTTGACGACTACACGATTGCAGTAAAAAGCACCAAGGCCGTGCCTGATCTTTATCTGAAACTTGGCATCAGTCCTACGCCCGAACATTTTTTCAGAACCTTGGAAGATGATTTTGTGTCCCGGTTCAACTGGGCCGTTGTTCCCAATACCGGAGCGTATCAGATCAGTGATTTTAAAAAGGGGCGGTTTATCCGGTTTTCCCGCAAAAAACAGTGGTGGGCAAAAGATCGGCGGTATTTTAAAAATCGGTTTAACGTGGATTCGGTTCTGTTTACGGTCATCCGTGACTTTAATATGCAGTGGGAATATTTTAAAAAAGGCCGATTGGATACCTTTGGTATGGTGCTGCCCAAATTCTGGCACCAGAAATCCGACACCCCGGTAATTAATAAGGGATATGTGGAACGGATCTGGTTTTTCAATGATTTGGGACAGCCGTCCAGGGGGATGTGGCTTAACCTGGACCGGCCGATATTCAGGGATATTAGAGTCCGGCAGGCCTTTGCCCATGCCATGAATATGGATAAGGTGATCAAGCAGGTTTTGCGGGGTGATTATTTCCGGCTGCCCCAGGCTTTTTACGGATATGGAGAATATACCGATTACACCATCAAAGCCCGTAGGTACGATATTTCAAAAGTAGAAACATTGATGACCCAGGCCGGTTGGCAAAGAGGAGCGGACGGCATCTGGCACAAGGGGAGTATGCGGTTTTCGGTAACCGTAACCTATTCTTTGGAAGAGTACATGCCCCGGCTGGCTGTCTTGAAAGAAGAGGCATGCAAGGCCGGCATTGATCTGGAATTGGAGCGCCTTGACCCTACGGCCATTGTTAAGAAAACCCTTGAAAAAAAACATGATGTGGCCTGGGTGGGTTTGGGTGCCGGCCTGCGGCCTTCCTTCTGGCAGGGGTGGCATTCGGCCAACGCACATAAACCCCAGACCAACAACATTACCAATACGGATGATCCTGAACTGGACAAACTCATTGACCAGTACCGCGACAGCCTGGACGAACAGGAACGTATCAATTTGTCTATAACAATTCAGAATAAAATACATGATATCTGTGCCTATGTGCCGTCATATATGGTGCCCTATGTCAGACTGGCTTACTGGCGGTGGATGCGGTTGCCCAAATTTCACGGCACCCCTGTGTCAAATAGCCTGTTTGATCCTTTCGCCTCGGATACGGGTGGGCTTTTTTGGGTTGATGCGAACATACGGCAACAGACCCTTGCCGCTGAAAAAGAAGGAGAGGGATTTGCCCCTGTTACCATCATTGACGACAAATATAAAAGAAAGGCAGGGCCGGAATGA